Genomic window (Agrobacterium larrymoorei):
GTAACACGCGGAAGTGATGTGAAACGCTAGACTTCGGCCTGCCCCCGTCCAGTGCACTGCACGTTGCCTCATCGGTAACGCAAAGCTTTTGCACGATCTCAAGGCGCACTGGATCACTCAGCGCGTAAAACAATTGCTCTAGGCTGACTTCGTGAATGGCGGGATGCTTCATGACTCTCATACCACCATCATTAACACGGGTATCACTTTAATGCCATTGTTCTATTGTATTCGAACTAACGAAGATGTAGACCCACCGCATTCTTGAACCGGAGACCAACAATGGCAAAGCTGTTTGACACTTTCAGCCTCAAAGGCATCACCCTACGCAATAGAATAGCGGTTTCCCCAATGTGCCAGTACATGGCCACGGATGGTGTGGTTTCGGACTGGCATCTTCCTCACTATGCGGGCCTAGCGCGCGGTGGCGCGGGTCTGGTCGTACTGGAAGCGACAGCTGTATCAAAGGAAGGGCGGATTACGCCCGGCGATCTCGGCATCTGGAACGACGCCCAGGCTGAAGCACTTCGCCCAATCGTTGAGGCCATCAAATCCGCAGGCTCGACGCCGGGCATTCAGATCGCCCATGCTGGCCGCAAAGCCAGTGCCAATCTGCCCTGGGAGGGTGATGATCATATAGCTCATGGTGACCCGCGTGGATGGCCAACCATCGCACCGTCAGCAATTGCCTTTGGCGGCGACCTCGGAAAAGTGCCCGCTGAAATGACAAAGGACGATATAATTCGCGTGCAGCAGGATTTTGTTGCTGCAGCCGAACGGGCTCGCGATGCGGGGTTCGAATGGCTTATGCTGCATTTTGCCCACGGTTATCTGGCGCAAAGTTTCTTCTCCGTCCACTCCAATCAGCGGCAGGATGAGTACGGCGGAAGCCCCGAAAACCGTGGGCGGTTCTTGATTGAGACACTCGCGGCGGTGCGCAAAGTCTGGCCCGAAAACCTCCCGCTCACGGCCCGTTTCGGGGTGATCGAGTTCGATGGACGTGACGAAGAGACCCTTCGAGAATCAATCGCTTTGATTCGCCGCTTCAAGGAAGCAGGCCTTGACGCAATCGACGTCAGCATCGGTTTCTCCACGCCAGCGGCGCAAATCCCTTGGGGTGCCAACTTTTTGGCCGAGATCGCCGCACGCGTTCATGTGGAAACAGACCTGCCGGCATCGACCAGCTGGTTCATCAGCGATCCTGTTCAGGCTGATGCTCTTATTCAGGACGGAAAAACGGATCTGGTGATGCTGGCCCGTCCACTCCTCGCCGATCCGCACTGGCCTTATGCCGCAGCAAAAGCGCTCGGCGTTGAAAATCCCGCTTGGGCAACACTGCCACCACCTTACGCCCACTGGCTGGCGCGCTACCGTACCAACTGATCGTCAAGGTGACACCAGCGTGCTTCGATCCGATGAGATTGGAGCACGCGGGTTGCCGCCAGCGAAGGTCTAGGTGGACGCGCTGCCGAGCAATCTGCTTAAGCCGATTTGGGCTTGGATGGTTCCCATGACGGGCCAAGCCAGTTTTGCGCCTGTAACCACCCTCGAACCGGCGCGGAAGGCAACAATCCGGTAAATCTGTTTCGCACCTGGCAACGGAGGACAGTTATGCATAACGCTTGGTTGTCCACATCAACAGCGAATACAAAGCCAGATCACTGCAAATGATCGCTGACATGCAAGCCCGCCGTGCGCCACTCGGTCGAGACGATAACGCAGTTTTATATAGTTCCTGCGAAAAATCTCGACCGCATTGGTAATATGATTGCCGGACCCGAAGCCGCAATCTGCGCCTCATTCGCGCGGAAATGCCGGAGAGGCGACTATCTCTGGAAAAATTATCGCCAATCCAATCTCATACTTTATGTAGAGATGAAAGAGATGCACTCACTCCACCGCTTCGAACCGGATATCCTGCGCGCCTCCCC
Coding sequences:
- a CDS encoding ArsR/SmtB family transcription factor; the protein is MKHPAIHEVSLEQLFYALSDPVRLEIVQKLCVTDEATCSALDGGRPKSSVSHHFRVLREAGLVWTRNEGVTHMNALRRAELNERFPGLLDVVEAAMRNAPQQHHSDVKQ
- a CDS encoding NADH:flavin oxidoreductase/NADH oxidase codes for the protein MAKLFDTFSLKGITLRNRIAVSPMCQYMATDGVVSDWHLPHYAGLARGGAGLVVLEATAVSKEGRITPGDLGIWNDAQAEALRPIVEAIKSAGSTPGIQIAHAGRKASANLPWEGDDHIAHGDPRGWPTIAPSAIAFGGDLGKVPAEMTKDDIIRVQQDFVAAAERARDAGFEWLMLHFAHGYLAQSFFSVHSNQRQDEYGGSPENRGRFLIETLAAVRKVWPENLPLTARFGVIEFDGRDEETLRESIALIRRFKEAGLDAIDVSIGFSTPAAQIPWGANFLAEIAARVHVETDLPASTSWFISDPVQADALIQDGKTDLVMLARPLLADPHWPYAAAKALGVENPAWATLPPPYAHWLARYRTN